A window from Bacteroidales bacterium encodes these proteins:
- a CDS encoding tyrosine--tRNA ligase codes for MNFNFVEELRWRGMIHDMMPGTEEQLQKEMTVAYVGIDPTADSLHIGHLVGVMMLRHFQRAGHKPLALIGGATGMIGDPSMKSQERNLLDEATLRHNQEAIKKQLSKFLDFDSDAPNSAELVNNYDWMKEFSFLDFIREVGKHITVNYMMAKDSVKRRLAGEGTSGLSFTEFSYQLVQGYDFTFLNKTKGCKLQMGGSDQWGNITTGTELIRRMNGDEAFALTCPLITKADGGKFGKTESGNVWLDPRYTSPYKFYQFWLNVGDADAEKYIKIFTSLTKEEIEKLVEEQNAAPHLRPLQKKLAEEVTVMVHSREAYEAAVEASQILFGGATSEALRKIDEETLLSVFEGVPQFEISKEELKEGIKVVDLLAEKTSIFPSKGEMRKTVQGGGVMINKEKLTAFDAVIGEESLLNDKYILAQRGKKNYFLIIAK; via the coding sequence ATGAACTTTAACTTTGTAGAAGAACTTCGTTGGAGAGGTATGATACACGATATGATGCCCGGAACTGAAGAGCAATTGCAAAAAGAGATGACTGTTGCATACGTAGGAATTGACCCAACAGCCGACTCATTACATATAGGACACCTTGTAGGAGTAATGATGCTTCGCCACTTTCAAAGAGCAGGACACAAACCCCTTGCTTTAATTGGAGGAGCAACAGGAATGATAGGCGACCCCTCAATGAAGTCGCAGGAGCGCAACCTGTTAGATGAAGCAACACTACGCCACAACCAAGAAGCAATAAAAAAACAGTTATCAAAATTCTTGGATTTTGATTCAGACGCACCAAACAGTGCCGAGTTGGTAAACAACTACGACTGGATGAAAGAGTTCTCGTTCCTCGACTTCATTCGTGAAGTAGGAAAACACATAACAGTAAACTATATGATGGCAAAAGACTCTGTTAAACGCCGTTTAGCAGGAGAGGGCACATCAGGACTATCGTTTACCGAGTTCTCATACCAATTGGTACAAGGATATGACTTTACCTTCCTAAACAAAACCAAAGGATGCAAACTGCAAATGGGAGGCTCTGACCAATGGGGAAACATCACCACAGGAACTGAACTAATACGCCGTATGAATGGCGATGAAGCATTTGCCTTAACATGCCCTCTGATAACAAAAGCAGACGGAGGTAAATTCGGAAAAACCGAATCAGGTAACGTATGGTTAGATCCACGCTACACATCTCCTTATAAATTCTACCAATTCTGGTTAAACGTAGGCGATGCTGATGCCGAGAAATATATAAAGATATTCACTTCGCTAACAAAAGAGGAGATTGAAAAATTGGTTGAAGAGCAAAACGCAGCCCCACACCTACGCCCCTTACAAAAAAAATTAGCCGAAGAGGTAACAGTAATGGTACACTCACGCGAGGCATACGAAGCAGCAGTAGAGGCATCACAAATACTCTTTGGAGGAGCAACATCAGAGGCACTACGCAAAATTGATGAAGAAACACTACTAAGCGTATTTGAAGGAGTACCTCAATTTGAGATAAGCAAAGAGGAGCTAAAAGAGGGAATAAAAGTAGTTGACCTTTTAGCAGAGAAAACAAGCATATTCCCCTCAAAAGGCGAGATGCGTAAAACTGTACAAGGCGGAGGAGTAATGATAAACAAAGAGAAACTAACCGCATTTGACGCAGTAATAGGCGAAGAGTCGCTATTAAACGACAAATATATATTAGCACAAAGAGGTAAAAAGAACTACTTTTTAATAATCGCAAAATAA
- a CDS encoding TatD family hydrolase, with protein sequence MYIDIHTHTGKESNESHLRIYNMELQNKNATENNTISSIGIHPWYIPQNYEQAIAEVKTIAQKENILAIGECGIDKLCETPIELQIKLFKAQIEISEVEKKPLIIHCVKSYNEIVELKNKIHPTQTWIIHGFRGKPQTATMLINAGIILSIGEKYNPETIKNIPINKILIESDESRLPIEKIYENIAKTRGIDVGELEKEVEKTYKSIFKQNITTII encoded by the coding sequence ATGTATATCGACATACATACACACACCGGCAAAGAGTCAAACGAAAGCCATTTGAGGATATATAATATGGAGTTGCAAAATAAAAACGCAACAGAGAACAACACCATATCCTCAATAGGTATCCACCCTTGGTATATACCTCAAAACTATGAACAAGCAATAGCGGAGGTAAAAACAATAGCACAAAAAGAGAATATATTGGCAATAGGGGAGTGCGGAATAGATAAACTATGTGAAACACCCATAGAGTTACAAATCAAACTATTTAAAGCACAAATAGAGATTTCCGAAGTAGAAAAAAAACCACTGATAATACACTGCGTAAAGAGTTACAACGAGATAGTAGAACTCAAAAACAAAATACACCCAACACAAACATGGATAATACACGGTTTCAGAGGTAAACCCCAAACCGCAACAATGCTTATTAATGCAGGAATAATATTATCGATAGGCGAGAAGTACAACCCTGAAACAATAAAAAACATACCAATAAACAAAATATTAATTGAGAGCGACGAGAGCAGACTACCAATTGAAAAGATATACGAAAATATAGCCAAAACTCGTGGAATTGACGTAGGGGAGTTAGAAAAAGAGGTAGAAAAAACATACAAAAGCATATTTAAACAAAACATAACAACAATAATTTAG
- the yidD gene encoding membrane protein insertion efficiency factor YidD encodes MRIISFILLLPIYFYRACISPLFPPSCRYTPTCSQYAIEAIKKHGPFKGLWLAVKRICRCHPWGGSGHDPVP; translated from the coding sequence ATGCGAATAATAAGTTTCATACTATTACTACCCATATACTTTTACAGAGCCTGTATATCGCCACTATTTCCTCCATCGTGCCGATACACACCTACTTGTTCACAATACGCCATAGAGGCAATAAAAAAGCATGGCCCATTCAAAGGATTATGGTTGGCAGTAAAACGGATATGCCGATGCCACCCATGGGGAGGAAGCGGACACGACCCTGTACCATAA
- a CDS encoding ribonuclease P protein component: protein MKTEKRYSLPQSERLRGKTRIDNLFANAKGVLSYPYRALFTPNGEDKSVIMVSIPKRKFKHAVDRNLLRRRTREAYRLNKALLAEQTANKGFDIAFLYIGDKKEEFSYLQKKMCDLLNKIATKAKEVEEQE, encoded by the coding sequence ATGAAAACTGAAAAAAGATATTCATTACCACAATCCGAAAGGTTACGAGGCAAAACAAGAATAGATAACCTTTTTGCTAATGCCAAAGGAGTATTATCGTACCCCTATCGCGCACTCTTTACCCCAAACGGAGAGGATAAGAGTGTGATAATGGTATCAATTCCAAAAAGAAAATTCAAACACGCAGTAGACAGAAATCTGCTCCGTCGTCGCACTCGCGAAGCATACCGCCTGAACAAGGCACTATTAGCAGAGCAGACCGCAAACAAAGGATTTGATATTGCGTTCCTATATATAGGAGATAAAAAAGAGGAGTTCTCATATCTCCAGAAAAAGATGTGCGACCTCTTAAACAAGATAGCAACAAAAGCAAAAGAGGTGGAGGAGCAAGAGTAA
- a CDS encoding uroporphyrinogen-III synthase: MSKIKKILVSQPRPDNEKSPYFTIAEKYGVDIVFRPFIKVEGVSAKEFRQQKVYIEEYTAIIFTARTAIDHFFRLCSELRVTIPDTMKYFCTSEQIANYLQKYIQYRKRKVNFSETGKLDGLQAHLTRHKTENFLLPISDVSNGEFPLLDKIGIKYKKTIMYRTVSNDFTPEEEFNYDMLVFFSPAGINSLLKNFPNFEQGDIKIGTLGMTTAKAVTDAGLRLDVSAPTPQFPSITAAIENFLKEQAKASKKK, from the coding sequence GTGTCAAAAATTAAGAAAATTCTTGTATCACAACCACGTCCCGACAACGAAAAATCGCCATATTTTACAATAGCCGAAAAATATGGAGTTGATATAGTTTTTCGTCCCTTCATTAAAGTAGAAGGAGTATCAGCAAAAGAATTTCGCCAACAAAAAGTATATATCGAGGAGTACACCGCAATAATATTTACTGCACGTACAGCAATCGATCACTTCTTCAGACTATGTTCTGAGTTGCGAGTAACAATACCTGATACTATGAAATACTTTTGTACATCAGAGCAAATAGCAAACTATCTACAAAAGTATATCCAATATCGTAAACGTAAAGTAAATTTCAGCGAGACCGGAAAACTTGACGGATTACAAGCACACCTAACACGTCACAAAACAGAGAACTTTCTATTACCAATATCTGATGTAAGCAATGGAGAATTCCCACTATTAGACAAGATAGGTATCAAATACAAAAAAACAATAATGTATCGTACAGTAAGTAACGACTTCACACCAGAGGAGGAGTTTAACTACGATATGTTAGTCTTCTTCAGTCCTGCGGGAATAAACTCACTACTAAAGAACTTCCCAAATTTTGAGCAAGGTGACATAAAGATTGGAACACTTGGAATGACAACGGCAAAAGCAGTAACTGATGCCGGGCTACGTTTAGATGTATCAGCTCCAACACCTCAATTCCCATCAATAACAGCGGCAATTGAGAACTTCTTAAAAGAGCAAGCAAAAGCATCAAAAAAGAAATAA
- a CDS encoding DUF4271 domain-containing protein — protein sequence MVIEDNPQTAETIVQDTTGNNSINLVSVKDTITITEEGFEGIPLQHNSSYNNSLLILLIFSLFVIFVAISRKKISLRTLTSNKEESKEEVRHTIIDLTIRITLCTISVILYAIAILYLSSENIYKHQLTVQPIVKIGGIVALYIIIQQIILWLVGKIFFTPLETKQFLKDNITYYTLPSIIFTPIIILYILTSWHTNSLIFIALVIVWGIRLIFIIRNIKIFKHNIATSFNIILYLCIVEIMPIAIIYKWTLNI from the coding sequence ATGGTTATAGAAGATAATCCACAAACAGCAGAAACAATAGTTCAAGACACAACGGGGAATAATAGCATAAATCTCGTAAGTGTCAAAGATACTATAACCATAACAGAAGAAGGATTTGAGGGCATACCACTACAACACAACAGTAGTTATAACAACTCCCTTTTAATACTCCTAATATTCTCACTCTTTGTAATATTTGTAGCAATAAGCAGAAAAAAAATATCACTAAGAACACTAACAAGCAACAAAGAGGAGAGCAAAGAAGAGGTAAGGCATACAATAATAGATTTAACAATCAGAATAACACTATGCACAATAAGTGTAATATTATATGCGATAGCAATATTATACCTATCATCTGAAAATATATATAAACACCAACTAACAGTACAGCCCATAGTAAAAATAGGAGGGATAGTTGCACTATACATAATAATACAACAGATAATATTATGGCTGGTAGGAAAAATATTTTTCACACCACTTGAAACAAAACAATTCTTAAAAGACAATATAACCTATTACACCCTACCGTCTATAATTTTTACACCAATAATTATACTATACATACTAACATCGTGGCATACCAACTCTCTCATTTTCATAGCATTAGTAATTGTCTGGGGAATTAGATTAATATTTATTATTAGAAATATTAAAATTTTTAAACACAACATTGCTACAAGTTTTAATATTATTTTGTACCTTTGCATCGTCGAAATTATGCCTATTGCAATAATATACAAATGGACATTAAATATCTGA
- a CDS encoding TIGR00730 family Rossman fold protein — protein sequence MTPPKTVCVYCASSSKADKKYLDAAYTLGKILAESKIRCVFGAGKTGLMGALAQGVIDYKGEITGVIPEFMIAEGWGNKDLTHLEVTPSMHSRKEKMAQLSDAVIAMPGGCGTFEELMEIITWKQLGLFSGTIIILNTNNYYNPLIEILNRAVEENFMREEHKTIWQVATTPEEAIAAIKEATGWREDARKIAAI from the coding sequence ATGACACCCCCAAAGACGGTATGCGTATATTGTGCATCAAGTTCAAAAGCCGACAAAAAATACCTTGATGCAGCATATACTCTTGGCAAGATATTAGCCGAGAGCAAAATACGTTGCGTATTTGGAGCAGGTAAAACAGGTCTTATGGGAGCCTTAGCACAAGGGGTGATTGATTACAAAGGAGAGATAACAGGAGTAATACCCGAGTTTATGATAGCAGAAGGATGGGGGAACAAAGATTTAACACACCTTGAAGTAACACCCTCCATGCACTCTCGCAAGGAAAAAATGGCACAACTATCCGATGCAGTAATAGCAATGCCCGGCGGTTGTGGAACATTTGAGGAACTTATGGAGATAATAACATGGAAACAATTAGGACTCTTTTCGGGGACAATCATAATCCTTAACACAAACAACTACTACAATCCATTAATAGAGATACTAAATCGTGCCGTAGAAGAGAATTTTATGCGAGAAGAGCATAAAACAATATGGCAAGTAGCAACAACACCTGAAGAAGCAATAGCTGCCATAAAAGAGGCAACAGGGTGGCGAGAAGATGCCCGTAAAATAGCCGCAATATAA
- the ychF gene encoding redox-regulated ATPase YchF, with protein MALQCGIVGLPNVGKSTLFNCLSNAKAQAANFPFCTIEPNVGVITVPDERLNKLAEIVKPQRIVPTTVEIVDIAGLVKGASKGEGLGNKFLANIRETDAILHVLRCFDDENITHVDGTIDPVRDKEIIDYELQIRDLETVETRLSKVQKQAQTGGDKNAKLACDVLMAYKAALEQGKPARSVTFETKDEQKVARELFLLTSKPVLYVCNVDEASAANGNKYVDAVKEAIKEENAELLIVSAKIESEIAEFDTYEERQMFLEEIGLKESGMARLIQSAYRLLDLETYITAGEPEVRAWTYRKGSKAPQCAGVIHTDFEKGFIRAEVIKYEDYIKYGSEAACREAGKISIEGKEYIVQDGDIMHFRFNV; from the coding sequence ATGGCATTACAATGCGGAATAGTTGGATTACCCAACGTAGGAAAATCAACCCTTTTCAACTGCTTATCAAATGCAAAAGCACAAGCAGCAAACTTCCCTTTCTGTACAATAGAACCAAACGTAGGAGTAATAACAGTACCCGATGAGAGACTAAACAAACTAGCCGAAATAGTAAAACCACAACGCATAGTACCAACAACTGTTGAGATAGTAGATATTGCAGGATTGGTAAAAGGAGCAAGCAAAGGCGAAGGATTAGGAAACAAGTTCCTTGCAAACATACGCGAAACCGATGCCATATTACACGTATTACGCTGCTTTGATGATGAAAACATCACACACGTTGACGGAACAATAGACCCGGTTCGTGACAAAGAGATAATAGACTACGAATTACAAATACGCGACTTGGAGACCGTAGAGACACGCCTTTCAAAAGTACAAAAACAGGCACAAACAGGAGGCGACAAAAACGCAAAACTTGCGTGCGATGTACTCATGGCATACAAAGCAGCCTTAGAGCAAGGAAAACCTGCACGAAGCGTTACATTTGAAACAAAAGATGAACAAAAAGTAGCACGAGAACTATTCCTTCTCACCTCAAAACCCGTACTCTATGTATGTAACGTAGATGAAGCATCAGCAGCAAACGGAAACAAATATGTAGATGCAGTAAAAGAGGCAATAAAAGAGGAGAATGCTGAACTACTAATCGTGTCAGCAAAGATAGAATCAGAGATTGCAGAGTTTGACACATACGAAGAGCGACAAATGTTCCTCGAGGAGATAGGACTAAAAGAGTCGGGAATGGCACGACTAATACAATCAGCATACCGCCTATTAGACCTTGAAACATATATAACAGCAGGAGAGCCGGAAGTAAGAGCATGGACCTACCGCAAAGGAAGCAAAGCACCACAATGTGCAGGAGTAATACACACCGACTTTGAAAAAGGATTCATTCGTGCCGAAGTTATAAAATACGAAGACTATATAAAATACGGATCTGAAGCAGCATGTCGTGAAGCAGGAAAGATAAGCATCGAAGGCAAAGAGTATATAGTACAAGATGGCGATATAATGCACTTCCGCTTTAACGTGTAA
- the serS gene encoding serine--tRNA ligase has product MLTLAAIKENPDDIIRRLARKHFDAKELIEKIIETDKVRRTTQAELDSALSQIKTLSSQIGMLMKNGEKEKAEEVKQEVASLKEKTSKLDEAMTNAEKEITEILLTIPNTPCDLVPDGKTAEDNLVVKEGGEMPNLSEDALPHWELAKIYDLIDFELGVKISGAGFPVYKGNGARLQRALINFFLDNAREAGYLEVQPPYVVNAASGYGTGQLPDKEGQMYHCNEDDLYLIPTAEVPVTNIYRDVILDEKDLPCKNTAYSACFRREAGSYGKDVRGLNRLHQFDKVEIVRIEKPENSYAALDEMVSYVQTLVDKLELPWHILRLCGGDMSFTSALTYDFEVYSAAQKRWLEVSSVSNFESYQSNRLKCRYRSAEKKTQLVHTLNGSALALPRIVAALLENNQTPEGIRIPKALVPYMGGMEIITKP; this is encoded by the coding sequence ATGTTAACACTTGCAGCAATAAAAGAGAATCCCGACGATATAATACGCCGATTGGCTCGCAAGCATTTTGATGCTAAAGAGTTAATAGAGAAAATCATAGAGACAGATAAAGTTCGCAGAACCACACAAGCCGAATTAGACTCTGCATTATCACAAATCAAAACCCTATCATCACAGATAGGAATGTTGATGAAGAACGGAGAAAAAGAGAAAGCAGAAGAGGTAAAACAAGAAGTAGCATCACTAAAAGAGAAGACCTCAAAATTAGATGAAGCAATGACAAATGCCGAAAAAGAGATTACCGAGATTCTTCTCACAATCCCTAACACCCCATGCGATCTAGTCCCCGATGGAAAAACAGCAGAGGACAACCTTGTAGTAAAAGAGGGAGGAGAGATGCCCAACCTATCAGAGGACGCACTACCACACTGGGAGTTAGCAAAAATATATGACCTGATAGACTTTGAGTTAGGAGTAAAAATCTCAGGAGCAGGTTTCCCCGTATATAAAGGCAATGGAGCAAGACTACAAAGAGCATTGATAAACTTCTTCCTTGACAACGCACGTGAAGCAGGATACCTTGAGGTACAACCCCCATACGTAGTAAATGCAGCATCGGGATACGGAACAGGACAATTACCCGACAAAGAGGGACAAATGTACCACTGTAACGAAGATGACCTATACCTAATACCAACAGCCGAAGTACCAGTAACAAACATCTATCGCGATGTAATACTTGATGAGAAAGATCTGCCATGCAAAAACACAGCATACTCAGCATGTTTCCGCCGCGAAGCAGGTTCATACGGAAAAGACGTTAGAGGATTAAACCGCCTACACCAATTTGACAAAGTAGAGATTGTTCGTATTGAAAAACCCGAAAACTCATACGCAGCACTCGATGAGATGGTATCATACGTACAAACCCTTGTTGACAAATTAGAGTTACCATGGCACATACTACGTCTATGCGGAGGAGATATGAGTTTCACATCGGCACTAACATACGACTTTGAAGTATATTCAGCAGCACAAAAACGCTGGTTAGAGGTATCATCAGTATCAAACTTTGAAAGTTACCAATCAAACCGACTAAAATGTCGTTATCGCTCAGCCGAAAAGAAAACACAACTCGTACACACCCTTAACGGAAGTGCATTAGCCCTACCACGTATAGTAGCAGCATTGTTAGAAAACAACCAAACACCCGAAGGAATACGCATACCAAAAGCGTTAGTACCATATATGGGCGGAATGGAGATTATAACAAAACCATAA
- a CDS encoding GatB/YqeY domain-containing protein, producing MNMFDKISEGIKEAMKAKDQVRLDTLRAIKKEFIEAKTAKGADGELSDDTAMKILVKLVKQRKEVAEIFTSNNRQDLADLNLAEAKIIEEYLPKQLTPQELEEALKAIIERVGATSPQQMGMVMGVATKELAGKVEGKAISAKVKELLSK from the coding sequence ATGAATATGTTCGATAAAATAAGCGAAGGCATAAAAGAGGCAATGAAGGCAAAAGACCAAGTACGCCTCGACACTTTGCGAGCAATAAAAAAAGAGTTTATTGAAGCAAAAACAGCAAAAGGAGCAGATGGAGAGTTAAGTGACGACACTGCTATGAAAATTCTTGTAAAGTTAGTAAAACAACGCAAAGAGGTAGCTGAAATCTTTACATCCAACAACCGTCAGGATTTAGCAGATTTAAATCTTGCCGAAGCAAAAATCATAGAAGAGTATCTACCCAAACAGTTAACTCCCCAAGAACTTGAAGAGGCATTAAAAGCCATCATTGAACGAGTAGGAGCAACCTCACCACAACAAATGGGAATGGTAATGGGAGTAGCCACAAAAGAGTTGGCAGGAAAAGTTGAAGGAAAAGCAATATCAGCAAAAGTAAAAGAATTATTATCAAAATAA
- the ftsZ gene encoding cell division protein FtsZ produces MEENKIFSETEIANIDPFSEPSNINAPIIKVIGVGGGGGNAVKHMYKTGIKNVDFVLCNTDRQAMEDSDIPTKVQIGKGLGAGGDPEEGRRIAEESLEQIATIFDSNTEMVFITAGMGGGTGTGAAPVVARVAREKGILTIGIVTIPFLFELRKKIIQAWEGVKEMRKNVDALLIINNERLTEIYPDLNFINAFEKADDTLTNAAKSVAEIITITGTINVDFKDVRNTLKDGGVAIMSTGIGEGENRITNAFEDALRSPLLKEGDVNNAKKVLFNLYLSSQVSMSEATEIKTFMERFKSDGVDVIWGFTVDESLGDKVKVTLLATGFNIDTTVPSLPDAKQPTTQTTIATNDDIIIDVYGTSAEDKIFWENIRSTYVQFSIDEMDDDALIEKVMNTPAYSRPKNFKQQVRGIEPTTETKQQKNSTEKPIIF; encoded by the coding sequence ATGGAAGAAAACAAAATATTCTCAGAAACAGAGATTGCAAATATAGATCCATTTTCAGAGCCATCAAATATCAATGCACCAATAATAAAAGTTATTGGAGTTGGAGGAGGTGGAGGAAATGCAGTAAAACACATGTACAAAACAGGAATTAAAAATGTAGATTTTGTACTATGTAACACCGACCGTCAAGCAATGGAAGACTCCGACATACCCACAAAAGTACAAATAGGAAAAGGGCTTGGAGCAGGAGGCGATCCTGAAGAGGGACGTCGCATAGCAGAAGAGAGCCTTGAGCAAATAGCCACAATATTTGACAGCAATACCGAAATGGTATTCATCACTGCAGGAATGGGAGGAGGAACAGGAACAGGAGCAGCACCTGTTGTAGCACGTGTAGCCCGAGAGAAGGGAATACTTACAATAGGAATCGTAACAATACCATTCCTATTTGAGCTACGCAAAAAAATTATTCAAGCGTGGGAGGGAGTAAAAGAGATGCGTAAAAATGTTGATGCACTACTAATCATCAACAATGAACGCCTGACAGAGATATACCCCGACCTAAACTTTATAAACGCATTTGAAAAGGCAGATGACACCCTAACAAATGCAGCAAAGAGTGTTGCTGAAATAATCACTATCACAGGAACCATAAATGTGGACTTTAAAGATGTTCGCAATACCCTTAAAGATGGAGGAGTAGCAATTATGAGTACAGGTATAGGAGAAGGAGAAAATCGTATAACAAACGCCTTTGAGGATGCTCTAAGATCACCATTGCTAAAAGAGGGCGATGTAAATAATGCCAAGAAAGTATTATTCAACCTATACCTCTCATCACAAGTATCAATGTCTGAAGCAACAGAGATAAAGACATTTATGGAACGTTTCAAAAGCGACGGCGTAGATGTGATATGGGGATTTACTGTTGATGAATCACTTGGAGATAAGGTTAAAGTAACCCTATTGGCAACAGGATTTAATATTGACACAACAGTACCCTCATTACCAGATGCCAAACAACCAACTACGCAGACAACCATAGCAACTAACGACGACATAATAATAGATGTCTATGGAACATCGGCAGAGGACAAAATATTCTGGGAAAACATAAGAAGCACATACGTACAATTCTCAATAGATGAAATGGACGATGATGCACTTATTGAAAAAGTAATGAACACACCGGCATACTCACGTCCAAAGAACTTCAAACAACAAGTAAGAGGAATAGAGCCTACAACTGAAACAAAACAACAAAAAAATAGTACTGAAAAACCTATAATCTTTTAG